From Cognatishimia activa, one genomic window encodes:
- a CDS encoding cob(I)yrinic acid a,c-diamide adenosyltransferase, with amino-acid sequence MVVLNKIYTRTGDKGTTALGNGDRVAKHDARVNSYGTSDELNAFVGVARLAAEGTMDERLSLIQNDLFDLGADLCRPDLDKDAEAEYPPLRMVEAQVKRLEAEIDEMNGALSPLRSFILPGGSALAAHLHVCRTVARRAERLATELSTDAEVNPHVITYLNRLSDWFFVAARIANENGENDVLWVPGANR; translated from the coding sequence ATGGTTGTTCTAAACAAAATTTACACACGAACAGGCGACAAGGGCACCACGGCGCTTGGCAATGGTGACCGCGTTGCAAAACATGATGCGCGTGTGAATTCCTATGGCACAAGCGATGAGTTGAACGCATTTGTGGGTGTTGCCCGTCTCGCGGCAGAAGGCACGATGGATGAGCGCCTTTCGCTCATCCAAAACGATCTGTTTGATCTTGGGGCGGACCTCTGCCGCCCTGACCTCGACAAAGATGCAGAGGCTGAGTACCCGCCTCTGCGGATGGTCGAAGCGCAGGTAAAACGACTGGAAGCCGAAATTGACGAAATGAACGGCGCGCTGTCTCCGTTGCGCAGTTTTATCCTTCCTGGTGGCTCAGCATTGGCTGCACACCTGCATGTGTGCCGCACCGTTGCACGCCGAGCAGAGCGTTTGGCAACCGAATTGTCGACCGATGCTGAAGTGAACCCACATGTGATCACATACCTCAATCGACTGTCGGATTGGTTCTTCGTCGCCGCGCGTATTGCAAATGAGAATGGCGAAAACGACGTATTGTGGGTGCCCGGCGCCAACCGCTGA
- a CDS encoding twin transmembrane helix small protein — protein MLQDPLFIIVAIATLAVLVILAVGIGGFARGGEFNRKYANKIMRLRIAAQAVAVALILLFIFLRGGS, from the coding sequence CTGCTGCAAGACCCGCTTTTCATCATTGTCGCAATCGCCACTTTGGCGGTTTTGGTCATCTTAGCGGTCGGAATTGGCGGGTTTGCCCGCGGTGGAGAGTTTAACAGGAAATACGCAAATAAGATCATGCGCCTGCGCATCGCGGCCCAGGCTGTTGCCGTCGCATTGATCCTGCTCTTTATCTTCCTGCGCGGAGGCAGCTGA
- a CDS encoding SDR family NAD(P)-dependent oxidoreductase, translating to MSQKSILITGCSSGIGLDAAQGLKARGWRVFASCRKSADCEQLKAQGFESPLIDYQDTASIQSGLTEVLQSTGGTLDALFNNGAFAVPGAVEDLPTDALRNIFEANFFGWHELTKQVIPVMRAQGYGRIINNSSILGFIPARWRGAYVATKYALEGLTDVLRIEMRDAPIHVVLIEPGPVTSKIRENAIPHFERWINWKASARAEQYEKLTQRLYTKTGPDPFELPPEAVTRKLIRALESSNPKPRYYVTTPTYLMGTLRRVVPSRTLDWLTAKS from the coding sequence ATGTCCCAAAAATCGATACTCATCACAGGGTGCTCTTCTGGCATTGGCTTGGACGCGGCACAGGGTCTGAAAGCACGCGGTTGGCGCGTTTTTGCGTCATGCCGAAAGTCAGCTGATTGTGAGCAACTGAAAGCACAGGGGTTTGAAAGCCCTTTGATCGACTATCAGGACACCGCCTCCATTCAATCGGGGCTCACTGAAGTCCTGCAATCGACCGGTGGAACGCTTGATGCACTGTTTAACAACGGCGCCTTTGCCGTTCCAGGAGCCGTTGAAGATCTTCCAACAGATGCACTTCGAAACATATTTGAAGCTAATTTCTTTGGCTGGCACGAGTTAACGAAACAAGTGATCCCAGTGATGCGCGCGCAGGGTTATGGGCGCATCATCAACAACTCTTCGATCCTCGGATTTATTCCAGCACGCTGGCGTGGGGCCTACGTCGCAACCAAATATGCGCTGGAAGGGCTGACCGATGTTCTTAGGATCGAGATGCGGGATGCTCCCATTCATGTAGTTCTAATCGAACCCGGACCGGTCACGTCGAAAATCCGTGAAAACGCGATCCCGCATTTCGAACGGTGGATTAATTGGAAGGCCTCCGCCCGCGCTGAGCAGTATGAAAAACTCACGCAGCGCCTTTATACAAAAACCGGCCCAGACCCGTTTGAACTCCCTCCAGAGGCTGTGACACGCAAACTCATCCGCGCACTAGAATCCTCCAACCCAAAACCACGCTATTATGTGACCACACCAACCTATTTGATGGGCACTTTGCGGCGTGTAGTACCATCGCGTACGCTCGACTGGCTGACGGCAAAAAGCTGA
- a CDS encoding SH3 domain-containing protein, whose amino-acid sequence MIRFIVLTFAFMGLGFYELSGGSDFEPAQWREITAPKVDTDAIAKPEPHPVQQVTKAKEITKPAPQINVEPQENPLVVLAAVPTTRRLVGASEPTPNLQKTTLGPDPSDVPEGRSTDVIPVSLTTEVQIAPDFRRVTGNRVNMRNGPGTQYSVVGKLLRDDEVEVLQDPGVGWVKLQVLETGRIGWMSAKLLTKVNY is encoded by the coding sequence ATGATCAGGTTTATCGTTTTGACCTTCGCATTCATGGGTCTTGGATTTTACGAATTAAGTGGTGGTTCAGATTTTGAGCCGGCTCAATGGCGAGAGATTACTGCTCCAAAAGTGGACACGGATGCTATTGCTAAGCCTGAACCTCATCCCGTTCAGCAAGTTACCAAAGCAAAAGAAATCACTAAACCTGCGCCGCAAATCAATGTTGAACCACAAGAAAACCCTCTTGTTGTTCTTGCTGCTGTTCCAACAACACGACGTTTGGTCGGCGCTTCGGAACCGACCCCTAATCTGCAAAAGACAACCCTTGGTCCAGATCCATCCGATGTGCCCGAGGGTCGAAGCACAGATGTGATCCCAGTGAGTTTGACAACTGAAGTCCAAATCGCTCCAGATTTTCGCCGCGTGACTGGCAATCGGGTCAACATGCGCAATGGACCTGGGACCCAATACTCCGTCGTAGGAAAGCTTCTGCGAGACGATGAAGTTGAAGTTCTGCAAGATCCGGGTGTTGGGTGGGTTAAACTGCAGGTCCTGGAAACTGGGCGCATTGGGTGGATGTCAGCAAAACTTCTGACCAAAGTGAACTATTGA
- a CDS encoding DNA topoisomerase IV subunit A gives MTDLLDDDDSPSLEVAEPLRRAIGERYLTYALSTIMHRALPDARDGLKPVHRRILYAMNRLKLASGGKFLKSAKISGDTMGDFHPHGDAAIYDAMARLAQDFNVRYPLVDGQGNFGNIDGDNPAASRYTEARMTFVAEAMLQGLEENAVDFRDNYDGRLTEPVVLPAEFPSLLANGAAGIAVGMATNIPPHNIVELIDACMHLIKTPDARDDTLLNYVPGPDFPTGGVIVEPKENIAQAYKTGRGSFRLRSKWEVEDLGRGQWQIVVTEIPYQVQKSKLIEKIAELIQTKKVPILADIRDESADDIRIILEPRSKNVEPDILMNMMFKSSDLETRFSLNMNVLIDGVTPKVCSMKEVLQAFLDHRRDVLKRRSRHRMDKIDHRLEVLEGFIIAFLNLDRVIDIIRYDDAPKQALMAQEWGGKFARATSEDDYVSPLPARGEGELSEVQAEAILNMRLRSLRRLEEIELVKERDDLMAERADLEDLLASESLQWTRISDQLKETKKKFGKDYDGGSRRTQFEEAGEFEEVPIEAMIDREPITVVCSQMGWIRAMSGHIDLTRELKFKDGDGPRFIFHAETTDRLLVFGTNGRFYTVSASNLPGGRGMGEPLRLMVDLPNEADIVDILIHEPDRKLLVASSAGDGFVVEENDVLAQTRTGKQVLNVKDDVKALVCKPIEGDTVACVGENRKVLVFDLDELPVMGRGKGVRLQKYKDGGLSDATTFTLDEGLSWKDPAGRTRSETDLAEWTGKRAGAGRMAPRGFPRDNKFN, from the coding sequence ATGACTGATCTTCTTGATGATGATGACAGCCCATCGCTGGAGGTGGCAGAGCCGCTTCGCCGCGCGATTGGTGAGCGATATCTGACCTATGCCCTGAGCACAATTATGCACCGCGCGCTGCCTGATGCGCGCGATGGATTAAAACCTGTGCACCGCCGGATTCTCTATGCGATGAACCGGTTGAAGCTGGCATCTGGTGGCAAATTTCTGAAGTCCGCGAAGATTTCGGGCGACACGATGGGGGATTTCCACCCACATGGTGATGCTGCGATCTATGACGCAATGGCGCGCCTGGCGCAGGACTTCAACGTGCGGTACCCGCTTGTGGATGGCCAAGGTAACTTCGGCAATATCGACGGTGATAATCCTGCGGCGTCACGATACACGGAAGCGCGGATGACCTTCGTTGCGGAAGCGATGCTTCAGGGCCTTGAAGAAAACGCAGTCGATTTCCGTGACAACTACGATGGTCGTTTGACAGAACCTGTGGTTCTGCCTGCTGAATTCCCATCTTTGCTGGCCAATGGCGCTGCCGGTATCGCGGTTGGTATGGCGACCAATATTCCGCCACATAATATTGTGGAATTGATCGACGCCTGTATGCATCTGATCAAAACTCCTGATGCACGGGATGACACTCTGTTGAACTATGTTCCGGGGCCTGACTTCCCGACCGGTGGTGTGATTGTTGAGCCAAAGGAAAATATCGCGCAGGCTTACAAAACGGGTCGAGGATCGTTCCGTTTGCGCTCCAAATGGGAAGTTGAAGACCTTGGTCGCGGCCAGTGGCAAATCGTTGTCACCGAGATTCCGTACCAGGTCCAGAAATCCAAGCTGATTGAGAAGATCGCAGAGCTGATCCAGACCAAGAAGGTCCCGATCCTCGCTGATATTCGCGATGAGTCAGCGGACGACATTCGGATCATTCTGGAGCCACGGTCTAAGAACGTCGAACCAGACATCCTGATGAACATGATGTTCAAATCGAGTGATCTGGAAACTCGTTTCAGCCTTAACATGAACGTGTTGATCGACGGTGTAACGCCGAAGGTCTGCTCGATGAAGGAAGTGCTGCAGGCGTTCCTTGATCACCGTCGCGATGTTTTGAAACGGCGTTCCAGGCATCGGATGGACAAGATCGACCACCGATTGGAGGTCCTGGAAGGGTTTATTATCGCCTTCCTCAACCTCGATCGCGTGATCGATATCATCCGCTATGATGATGCGCCAAAGCAGGCGTTGATGGCTCAGGAATGGGGCGGAAAGTTCGCACGTGCGACCTCTGAAGATGACTATGTCTCTCCGCTACCTGCCAGGGGCGAAGGTGAACTGAGCGAAGTTCAGGCGGAAGCGATCCTGAATATGCGCCTGCGCAGCTTGCGTCGTCTGGAAGAAATCGAGCTTGTAAAAGAGCGCGATGACCTGATGGCAGAGCGCGCCGATCTGGAGGACCTTTTGGCAAGCGAAAGTCTGCAGTGGACCCGGATCAGCGACCAGCTGAAAGAGACTAAGAAGAAGTTTGGGAAAGACTACGATGGCGGTTCTCGCCGCACGCAATTCGAAGAAGCAGGTGAATTCGAAGAAGTGCCCATCGAGGCCATGATCGATCGAGAGCCAATTACAGTGGTCTGTTCGCAGATGGGCTGGATCAGGGCGATGTCTGGCCATATCGATCTGACACGCGAGCTGAAGTTCAAAGACGGTGATGGTCCACGGTTCATCTTCCATGCAGAGACCACAGATCGCTTGTTGGTGTTCGGCACGAACGGTCGTTTCTATACTGTTTCGGCGAGTAACCTGCCGGGTGGACGTGGCATGGGTGAACCACTGCGTTTGATGGTCGATCTGCCTAACGAGGCGGATATCGTTGATATTCTGATTCATGAGCCGGACCGGAAACTGCTGGTGGCCTCATCCGCCGGTGATGGTTTTGTGGTCGAAGAAAATGACGTTCTTGCGCAGACCCGGACGGGTAAGCAGGTGCTCAACGTGAAAGATGATGTGAAAGCGCTGGTTTGTAAGCCAATTGAAGGTGATACCGTCGCCTGTGTTGGCGAAAACCGTAAAGTTCTTGTGTTTGACTTGGATGAATTGCCGGTCATGGGGCGCGGCAAAGGTGTTCGTCTGCAGAAATACAAAGACGGTGGGCTGAGTGACGCCACAACCTTCACTCTTGATGAGGGGCTGAGTTGGAAAGATCCAGCTGGGCGTACGCGAAGCGAAACCGATCTGGCCGAATGGACGGGTAAGCGGGCCGGGGCGGGGCGAATGGCGCCAAGGGGTTTCCCACGCGACAACAAATTCAACTGA
- a CDS encoding YjgN family protein codes for MQVISPWEVARRDEVPSSEPAQTGFSGRRWRLFWMSLRLGFLTILTLGFYRFWMKTRLRRWYWSSWRPGGYPLEYVGDPWEKLLGFLIAVVFLAFYIGIVNLLLMFASFSLFNGNVAAYVLSFLGVIPLWFYARYRARRYVLARTRWRGVRFGLEPGAWGYAILALWHWFLTLITLGFLWPRKAFYLEKYITDRTFFGSQRLSQSGDWKTLIRPFLGVWLPFIALAASGVAMFVYESDGAALALGISAIIAPFWALLGLVNYNVKRLRFLTSHKSAGDARLAMAPRFWKVTGVYFWGYALAGLVGSIIMTPVVIGAILIIESDGMIKMAGERATIEDLSQPVLTAIGVGFYFLLFLMWSVLMHAFIRYPLMRHFASTLTITHLDQLGTVPQRPRDEFGEAEGFAEALDVGAAI; via the coding sequence GTGCAGGTAATTTCTCCATGGGAAGTCGCGCGCCGCGATGAGGTTCCATCAAGCGAGCCTGCACAGACAGGCTTTTCCGGGCGTCGATGGAGATTGTTCTGGATGTCCCTACGGTTAGGGTTTCTGACTATCCTCACGCTTGGCTTTTATCGTTTTTGGATGAAAACGCGTCTGCGCCGTTGGTATTGGTCGTCATGGAGGCCGGGGGGTTATCCTCTGGAATATGTCGGTGATCCCTGGGAAAAACTCTTGGGCTTTCTGATCGCCGTGGTCTTCCTGGCGTTTTACATCGGAATCGTGAACCTCTTACTGATGTTTGCAAGCTTTTCGCTCTTTAACGGTAACGTAGCCGCCTATGTGCTCAGTTTTCTGGGCGTCATTCCACTGTGGTTTTACGCCCGCTATCGTGCACGTCGATATGTGTTGGCACGCACTCGCTGGCGTGGCGTGCGTTTTGGATTAGAACCAGGGGCCTGGGGATACGCGATACTTGCGTTATGGCATTGGTTCTTAACGTTAATAACGCTCGGCTTTCTGTGGCCTCGCAAAGCTTTCTACCTCGAGAAATACATTACAGATCGCACCTTCTTTGGCAGTCAGAGGCTCTCTCAGAGCGGAGACTGGAAAACTCTAATCCGGCCATTTCTGGGCGTTTGGCTTCCATTCATTGCATTGGCTGCGTCAGGCGTCGCCATGTTTGTTTATGAATCTGACGGAGCAGCCCTGGCCTTAGGTATATCGGCAATTATTGCGCCGTTTTGGGCACTTTTGGGTCTTGTGAACTACAACGTGAAACGGCTGCGATTTCTGACGTCTCACAAATCGGCGGGTGATGCGCGATTGGCGATGGCACCCCGGTTCTGGAAAGTCACAGGTGTTTACTTCTGGGGATATGCACTGGCCGGGCTTGTTGGGTCAATCATCATGACCCCGGTTGTGATCGGAGCGATCCTGATTATTGAGTCTGACGGCATGATTAAAATGGCTGGCGAGCGCGCCACGATTGAAGACTTATCTCAGCCAGTTTTGACGGCTATAGGTGTTGGGTTTTATTTCCTTTTGTTCCTCATGTGGTCGGTTTTAATGCATGCCTTCATTCGCTATCCTTTGATGCGCCATTTCGCATCGACCTTAACGATCACTCATTTGGATCAACTAGGAACTGTGCCGCAAAGACCGCGCGATGAGTTTGGCGAAGCAGAGGGATTTGCCGAAGCCTTAGACGTCGGGGCCGCAATATGA
- a CDS encoding M48 family metallopeptidase, giving the protein MSDQTTIRVGERPSALGALGTFFDGETAAAHPARLRIEESRAALVIEFSGRHEIWPLADIRRLPDQAERGELVLALAGNPVARLITEETRLAQRCPNLGHRNTHVKRGRVATWALGALASVALIVFVLVPLMADQLAEFIPPEGEQALGEATLNQIRTALDETGFGELPTCTDEAGTRALAKMGERLEQHAELPVAMTVHVLDHEMVNAFALPGGHIVFFRGLIEAAETPEELAAVFAHEMGHVDSRDPTRHALRSAGSIGVLGLLLGDFAGGALVLFLTERLIEAQYSQAAESNADNFAMATMEAAQIAPGALGDMFHRFVEEFGETEGVHSHFLSHPTLSARIQSSKVWQMDAAERGFESLPLLSQTEWESLRSICD; this is encoded by the coding sequence ATGAGCGATCAGACCACAATCCGCGTTGGCGAACGCCCTTCCGCTTTAGGTGCTTTGGGCACATTTTTTGATGGAGAAACCGCGGCAGCTCATCCAGCACGCCTGCGCATCGAAGAGTCCCGCGCGGCTTTGGTGATTGAGTTTTCTGGCCGTCATGAGATTTGGCCGTTGGCAGATATACGCAGGCTGCCCGATCAAGCTGAAAGAGGGGAGCTGGTCCTTGCGCTGGCAGGCAATCCCGTGGCGCGCCTGATCACCGAAGAGACCCGTCTTGCGCAGAGATGTCCAAACTTGGGGCACCGCAACACACATGTGAAACGGGGAAGGGTGGCGACTTGGGCCCTAGGCGCGCTGGCCTCTGTGGCACTCATCGTTTTTGTGCTGGTCCCCCTTATGGCGGACCAATTGGCGGAGTTTATTCCTCCTGAGGGTGAACAAGCTTTGGGTGAAGCCACGCTGAATCAGATTCGAACCGCTCTTGATGAAACCGGGTTTGGTGAACTGCCAACCTGTACCGATGAGGCCGGCACGCGTGCACTCGCGAAAATGGGTGAGCGGCTAGAGCAGCATGCTGAATTGCCTGTGGCGATGACAGTGCACGTTCTGGATCATGAGATGGTGAATGCCTTTGCGCTACCTGGTGGCCATATCGTCTTTTTCCGCGGTTTAATCGAAGCTGCGGAGACACCAGAAGAACTCGCCGCAGTTTTCGCGCATGAAATGGGACATGTGGACAGCCGCGATCCTACCCGCCACGCCCTGCGTTCAGCAGGGTCGATTGGTGTATTAGGCTTGCTCTTAGGAGACTTCGCAGGCGGAGCCCTGGTGCTGTTTCTGACAGAACGTTTGATTGAAGCACAGTATTCGCAAGCAGCAGAAAGTAATGCTGACAACTTCGCCATGGCCACCATGGAAGCCGCACAGATCGCACCCGGTGCCCTAGGCGATATGTTCCACCGGTTTGTCGAGGAATTTGGAGAAACCGAAGGCGTGCATTCGCATTTTTTGAGCCACCCCACCTTGAGCGCTCGCATACAGTCTTCCAAAGTTTGGCAAATGGACGCTGCCGAACGAGGTTTTGAATCGCTCCCTTTGTTAAGTCAAACCGAGTGGGAGAGCCTGCGTAGTATTTGTGACTAA
- a CDS encoding cytochrome P450: protein MSELPVRAALATRPLGLWQSLQAARSNLLEILPLISVKQPMVSGKTGLRWHMVMDPDAIRRMLLEKVEDYPKSKATKNLLKPAIGNSMFIAEGADWRWQRRAAAPVFSHRNVSALAPIMTAAAEDCCTRISEQSPAAVNLLDEMVRTTFDVIADVTFSGEGAFDAGAVHTAIDAYIAEAGKISILDMIGAPDWLPRPGRLFFGNAVNDMKAVADQAISARQERGPRDVPDLLDLLLAGEDPETKRSMNTAELRDNLLTFIVAGHETTALSLSWALYLCAFDQEVQDKARQEIKSVCGNNPATGEDVSKLPFVRMIIDEALRLYPPAGIVSRTAMSDDTLCGREVKRGDTVMIPIYALHRSEALWDNPDSFQPERFADRKSIDRYAYLPFGDGPRICIGASFALQEAVIILATLLGRFKFEPVAGRDPEPVMILTTRPEGGVWLQATPA, encoded by the coding sequence ATGTCTGAACTGCCAGTCCGCGCTGCCTTGGCAACACGTCCTTTGGGGCTGTGGCAAAGCCTGCAAGCTGCGCGCAGCAACCTGCTTGAGATTCTGCCGCTCATTTCCGTGAAGCAACCCATGGTCTCAGGAAAGACCGGACTTCGATGGCATATGGTGATGGATCCGGATGCGATCCGGCGCATGCTGCTTGAAAAAGTCGAAGACTACCCAAAATCAAAAGCCACCAAAAATTTACTGAAGCCCGCGATTGGCAACAGCATGTTTATCGCCGAGGGTGCTGATTGGCGTTGGCAAAGACGCGCTGCCGCTCCGGTTTTTTCGCATCGGAATGTCTCCGCGCTGGCACCGATTATGACCGCCGCGGCAGAGGACTGTTGCACCCGTATTTCCGAGCAATCACCGGCAGCGGTAAACTTGCTCGACGAAATGGTGCGCACCACGTTTGATGTGATCGCCGACGTCACCTTCTCAGGGGAAGGCGCGTTTGATGCTGGCGCAGTTCATACCGCGATCGATGCCTATATTGCGGAAGCTGGAAAGATATCGATCCTCGACATGATTGGCGCGCCAGACTGGTTACCAAGGCCGGGCCGGTTGTTTTTTGGGAATGCGGTCAACGATATGAAAGCTGTTGCCGACCAGGCCATCTCTGCTCGCCAAGAACGTGGGCCGCGCGATGTGCCAGATTTGCTGGATTTGCTGCTCGCAGGAGAAGACCCTGAAACAAAACGCAGCATGAACACGGCCGAGCTGCGTGACAATCTATTAACATTCATTGTCGCCGGGCACGAAACGACAGCGCTTAGCTTGTCTTGGGCTTTGTATCTATGCGCATTTGATCAAGAGGTTCAGGACAAAGCTCGGCAAGAAATCAAATCGGTGTGTGGCAACAACCCAGCAACAGGAGAAGACGTCAGCAAACTTCCCTTTGTGCGCATGATTATTGATGAAGCATTGCGGCTTTATCCCCCAGCTGGAATTGTTTCGCGCACCGCAATGTCAGATGACACTCTTTGTGGTCGCGAAGTAAAACGTGGCGATACGGTTATGATCCCAATCTATGCGCTTCATCGTAGTGAAGCCTTGTGGGACAATCCTGACAGTTTCCAACCTGAGCGCTTTGCAGACCGCAAATCCATAGATCGCTACGCCTACCTTCCTTTCGGGGATGGACCACGCATTTGCATCGGTGCAAGTTTTGCTCTTCAGGAAGCTGTGATCATTCTCGCAACCTTACTGGGACGTTTCAAATTCGAACCTGTCGCCGGGCGTGACCCAGAACCCGTGATGATCCTGACGACCCGTCCAGAAGGCGGAGTATGGCTACAGGCAACCCCTGCTTAG